From the genome of Nitrospirota bacterium:
GCAGCAAACGCCGGATCAGGGGGCCCGCGTATCTTGGCCGATCCGGAGCGGGATCGGGGGCCTCTTCGGGAAAGGGCAGGTAGCGGGAACCGATGACCACATCGTATCCCTCCCTGAGCTTGGCTGTGAGACGCGGGATGTCGCGTGGATCGTGCTGACCGTCCGCATCAAGCTCCACAACCACCGGATAGCGATCTTCAATGGCAGCGTGAAACCCCGTAAGAAGGGCAGCGCCCTGGCCTCGATTCTCCGCGTGTGAGATCACGCGGGCGCCGCCTTCGCGCGCGACGGCGGAGGTCCGATCCGTTGAGCCGTCGTCCACGACAAGGACGTCAACGCCCTTGGGCAGACTCGACAGCACAGCCGGGAGGCATTCGGCCTCGTTGTACGCGGGGATCAAAGCGAGAATCTTGTCCGGGGTGTGAAAACGATCTCCAGTGACCGACGGGCGGCTGCCCGATCGGTCTCTGCCCTGCGCGGGGGCACCCGGCGGGCCTTTCGGCATTCGCCGGAGATGGTTCACACCCCTCAGATACGCTTGGCGGGGTTGCCGGCTACTCGCCATCCCTTGGGAACGTCTTTCAGAACGACGGCGCCGGCGCCGATTTCGCACCGGTCGCCGATCCGGAGATTCGGTCCGACGACGGCGCCGGTGTAGACATAGGCCATCCGCCCAACTTGCACATGTCCCGCCAGTGTACACCCCGGCGCGAGGTTGGCGAAATCGCCCACCGTTGAATCATGATCGACGACCACATTGGCGTGGACCATCACATGACGACCGATGACGGCATTCGGCTGGATCACCGCCCCCGCGTTGATGATCGACCCTTCTCCGATCTTGGAGAATGGCGAAATCGAAGCCCCGGGATGAATGGCGGTCGCACTTCGTAGGCCGATCCGCTTGCACTGCTCCGCCAGGCCCGCCTTTTTCAAGTTGTCCCGATGCGCGATAAGGGCATGCGTGGCGCCGAGCTTTCCCCGCTTCAGCAACTCCAGCCCGCCCAGGATCGATATGCCCAGGAGCGCCTCCGCGCGGCCATCCTTCCGGTCCTCGAGATCGATGACGCCGACCATCTCATTGCGCTCAGTGAGTTTGAAAATGTCGATGGCGTACTTGGCCTGTGCTCCGGCGCCGAGGATGAGGATGCGCAATGCGGCCATCAGCTTTCAGCGGTCAGCGTTCAGCTCACGGAGAGCCGAGACCACACGGTCCAAATCCGTTCGGGTGAGGCGCCCGTGGTTCGGCAGACCGATGATGCGACCGGCCAGCTGTTCGGCGACCGGCAGGTTCAGCCGTCCGTATGCCGGATCCAAATCCGTGAGCACTTTCTGCCTGTAGAGGGGCTCCTTGTATCTCTGACGCACTTCGATGCTCTTGGCTCGGAGCATGGACACGATTTCCGCGGTTGTTCGACCCGCCTTCTCTTCATCCATCCAGACGGGATACCAGAAAAATGTGTGTACGACCTCCGGATACAGCGTTGGCCTCCTGATCGCCTCCAGCCCGGCGAGATTCTTGTGTAGAACCATCGAATTTCGGATGCGCTTTCGATTGTTCGAATTGAGCTTCCGGAGTTGAACGCGCCCCATGGCCGCCTGGAATTCCGTCATCTTGTAGTTGTAGCCGAGCATCACGTGATCGTCACGTCCCGACATTCCATGGATCCGCATCATTCGGGCTTTGGTGGCGATCTCCTCGTCATCGGTGGTGATCATCCCGCCCTCGCCGGTGGTCATTGCCTTCGTGGCGAAGAACGAGAAGGCGGCGGCCCGGCCGAAAGAGCCGGCCTTCCTCGCACGGAAACTTGATCCATGGGCTTGCGCGGCATCTTCGATGAAGGCGAGGCCTCGCGATCGAGCGAGATTCGAGAGCGCGTCCACATCCGCCATCTGCCCATATAAATGTACCGCAAGGATGGCTTTCGTCCGAGGCGTGATCGCCCGCTCCACTTGAGCCGGATCGAGACAGTAACGGTCCGGATCGAGGTCCGCGAATACCGGCCTGGCGCCCGTGTAGAGGACGGCTTCGATGGTAGCGAAGAACGTCAAGGGTGGGACGATGACTTCGTCCCCCACGCCGATCCCGATCGCGGCAAGGATGAGGTGGAGTGCTGCCGTACCGTTGCTGACGGCCACGGCGTGCCGGCTGCCGACGTACCGGGCGTATTCCGCTTCGAAGGCGAGGACGATTTCCCCGGAAACGTATTTGCCCGAGCGCAGTACGGCCGAAACGGCGCGAATCTCCTCCGCGCCCACCGCGGGTTTGGATACCTGGATGATCCGGCCGCTGGGGCCTGGCCGCCTCATTCTGAGGAAGTGAGTCTCCCTTGCGCCTTCAGGAAGGAGACGAGCGCGTCGCGGCTTGTGTGCTCGAAGCGAAAGCCGAGTTTCTTGATCTTGTCGTTCGAGATCACCCAGGGGTAGCGGAAGAAATTGAGAACACCGGCCTGCGACTCAACGGGCTTGAGGTGCAGCAGCCAGAAGAGTTGGACCAGGCTGTAGGCGAACCCATAGGGAAAGGGCACCGTTTTCGATCCCGTTAGGACGGCGGCTTCGGAGAGCGTGAGCGTACCGTCACCGGTGAGATTGTAGGCGCCGCTGCCGCCCTTCTTCAGGAGAAAGTGAAAGGCGCGGGCGACGTCCTCTTCGTGAACGTACTGCATCGGTGGGTTGGCGCCCTTGATCGTAAATCCGCGAGGCTGACTGATCATCCGGCCGATGTAGTTCGAGATGTTCGGTCCGATCACGATGGTCGGCCGAACGATGACCACCTGAATGCCGGGATGTTTGCTCGAAAACTCCTGGCAGAGGCGGTCAATGATGGCCTTGTGCTCCGAGTAGGGGTAGTTCCTGTTCGAGTCCCCGCGCACGGGATGTTCCTCGTTGAGCGGAACCGGATTGTCCGGATGCGCGCCGTAGGCCGTGGCGCTGGAGGCCACGAGGATTCGCTTGATGTTCAACGCTTCGACCGCCTGAAGAAAGTTTCGGGTCCCGTCGATGTTCACTCGCGCCATTCGGCGCACGTCGTGGATCGGGTTCAGGATGAACGCCAGGTGGATGGCGGTATCGGGAGCGGCCGCGCGGACTTTTTCGGCCAACGCCGTGTCGTTGATGTCGGAATGGATGAAGGTCAGTTTCTTGGATGAGGCTCGAGGGGGAACGATGTCAGTCCCGACGATCGACTCGATGTCGCGATCCGAGTCGCACACTTGCGTGAGCCTCGTTCCGATGTATCCTGAAACGCCGGTGATCCAAAGTCGCATGGCCGGATTGTATCCAGAGAACGCGCAGAATAACAATGTCCCCTGCAGAAGGAGCATGGAAAGCCGGAGGTGGGTGACGTGAAGCTTCGCATTGTTGTGAAACCGAACGCGCGGCAGACGAAAGTCGAGCCGCTGGAGGGGAAATCCTACAGGATCAGCGTGACCGTGCCTCCGGTGGAGGGCAAGGCCAACGAGGCGGTGGTGGAAGCGCTGAGCGAACACTTCGGCGCGGCCAAGTCGCGGTTTCGGATCGTGGCCGGCCACAAGGGTCGGACCAAGATCGTCGAGTATGCTTAGGAAGCGTTGAATGGGCGCTGAAGGGCTCGAACCTTCGGCCTCCGCTGTGTAAGAGCGGCGCTCTAGCCAACTGAGCTAAGCGCCCCATCCGGTGCAAGCCTAATGGAAGGCCGGGCCAAAGAAAAGTCCCATGCCCGGTGGGGCATGGGACTTGGTGGTTGCGCCGAGAAGCTTCGGCGGATCCGTCCGACTACGCTGCGAGTCTCTTCGCCTCCCGGTAGGGTAGGCGGTGGAGCTGGACGATGTGCGGGAACATCTGCTGATCGCACTGCTCCACGTGCTGACGGACGAGTCGGATGACCACATCCAGCACCGTGGCGGCCTTCGCCGGCTCCGGCTGCCAGGGGAAACTGGCCACGAGTCGCGTGATCTTGCGTATCTGTTTCCGCGTGTCGCGCGCCATGGTCAGAAAAAGCGTCGATTGGAAACTCTTGTCTGTGAGCGTTTCCTCGAAGAATCGTTCTTCCACGTCGAGGTGGAGCGTGAGACGGTGGCACACATCCTGTGCGAGTTGCTTGAGCGATCCAAGCCCCCGTTCAGGGTGCTTGATGAGCCGATCGCATTGGTTGATGCCGATTCTCAGCAAGTCATGGTCCAGCTCGAAGCGATCCAGTTGGACCTGAATAGGTCCCCCTTCTGCGCTTGCCATATGGTTTTCCCCCTTGGTTCCATCCCTGGCGGTCGCCCGCCTTGGCGGAGCCGATTGGACCTCCATGCGCGCTTGTCTTCCACGCCCTCCAGGCGTGGCCGTGTTCCGCGATCGCGCCTCTTCTTGAGGCGTCTGCAAGCTTTACCATCCCTGTCATCCCCTTATTCTACCTCTCTACTATTAGTGACCCCTGGTCATTGATTATTACTACCCGTCACTACCTGACCTACATGATCTAGTAGCAAGAAGCATGCCTATACTGGCCGTGGTACAAGGTCAATGGGTGCCGTCACGTAACGATTTGAAATCTCATGCGAAGGCAGGTGGGCGAGTTGCTTCCACTGCCATTGTGCCGTTGTTTTAGGCATTTAGCTGTGGGGTTTTGTGACCCCATGCCGGACTGTTCAGTCATATTGACCCCGGCTATGCCGATTCATCACCATCTAGACCCCCATAGTTCTAATTGTCCGAAATCCGAAAAACTTTAGGCAAGCGTTCAGCCATCAGCTCTCAGCCGTCAGCTTGCTGCTCTGCGAAGCGCTACGCAGCACGAGTCCAGTCAAAGAACAGGGCAGTGAAGGTTCCGAAGCGCGGCACGGCCTCAGCCTCCGAAGCTGATGGCTAAACGCTGATCGCTCCTGTTTTTTCTATTTCTCGGCGAAGAAGCCCGCGAGAAGGCGGTTGACCTCTTCCGGGGCCTCCTGCTGAGTCCAGTGTCCCAGTCCCTTGAGAACCTCCACCCGAAGGGGCGCCGCGACGTAGCGATCCAGCCCGCGCGTCAGTGCCGGCGAACGCCCGCATCTGATGACGCCAACTGTACCAGAACTCGGGAAACCCATGGAGGAAGAGAATGGGGCGCCCCTCGCCGGCCTCCACCACATGGAATCGAATCCCGTTCGCTCTGACGAAATGCTTTCGAAATCCGCTGTCCATGGGAAGAGGGTAGGCGGTCCGGACGCTCGGATCAATCCCTCGTGTAACGCGATGGTGTGCGGCGAACTTGAGCGGGGAGGCCGATGGAAGTAAGCTCGTCACCATGAAGCCTCGAATCTTGGTGACGATGGGCGATCCGTATGGGGTGGGCCCGGAGGTGGCGGTGAAAGCGCTCCTCTCGAAACGGCTTCCATCGGCCAACTACTCCATCGTGGGCAGCCGCGCCGTTTTGGATTCGGCGCTTCGGGCCGGCGGACGGAAACGGAGCGCCGTGGACGTGATCGAGCCTGACGGCGTGGAGGTCCCCGAGGACTTTCAAAAACCCCGGGCGGATGCGAGAGGTGGAGCCTACGCGGTGGCCTGTATCCGTGCCGCGGTCGATCGGATCCGGCGGGGTGAAGCCGATGCTGTTGTCACGGCGCCCATCTGCAAGGAGTCCATGCATGCAGCCGGTTATCGATGGCCGGGGCATACCGAAATGCTGGCGGAGTTTACACAGGCTCCGTCGCACGCCATGATGTTTTCCGGTCCAAGATTGAAAGTTTCCATTGTGACGATTCACATGGCGTTGCGGGCGGTGCCATCGAGTCTGAGCGTGGAAAAAGTTTTCCAAACGATCGCGCTGACCCATGCCGGGCTCCGGGATTGGTTCGGCATTCGGCGGGCCAGGATCGCCGTGGCCGGGCTCAACCCTCACGCGGGAGAAAACGGGGCCTTCGGCTCCGAGGACGCGGAGTACATCCGGCCGGCCGTGGAGAAGGCGGTGCGCGAAGGCATCGGCGCGGACGGTCCACTCCCCGCCGATGCGATGTTTCACCGTCTCTACGAGGGAGAATTTCACGCGGCCGTTTGCATGTATCACGATCAGGCGCTTGCACCCTTCAAGATGATTCATTTCAAGGACGGCGTGAACCTGACACTGGGCCTTCCGTTCGTCCGCACCTCGCCCGATCATGGCACGGCGTTCGATATCGCGTGGAAGAACCGGGCGGATCCATCGAGCATGATGGCGGCGATCCGCCTTGCGGCAGAATTGGCCGGGCGTACAGCGAAGAAGCGCAGGTCTTCCTCATGAATCTGAGTCTTGCAGCGGGATTCGCCGCCGCGCTCATCGCCGGTCCCTCCGATCTCAAAGAAGACCTTCGGGCCTCCGTACTCACGCAGATGAAGGAGGCCGCCCTGCGCCCGCTCGACGCCAAGACTGTTCTTGTGAAGGAGGCCAGGGATACCCGCCAGTACGAGGTATCCTACCTCGGCGGGGACGGCGTCAGGGTTTTCGGATCTCTCCACAAGCCGCTTGGCGTGGAAGGCGTTCCCCTGGTTCTGCTCGTGCACGATTTCGGGGAAGGACGGCTGGAGGAGTTCGCCAAAGATCTGGCCCGCGCGGGATTTGGGGCTCTCGCCATCGACCTCCGCGGCCACGGTCACAGTTCGGGCGACGCCGAGGTCATCACCAAAGGGTGGATGCGTGAATCGATACGGGGTACGCCGCGCCAGCCGTCGCTCCAATCGGCGGTGGATGTGGCCCAGGGGATCAGGCTCTTGAGGGAAGAGACCCCTGCTGTGTTCGCGGCCGGGATCGGCTTGGGGGCAAACTTGGTATGGATCGCCTCCCAGAGCCAACCGGTGAGGGGTGTGGCGCTTGCGGGGCCGCTGTTCTGCGGCGAAACAGTTGATCTGATCCTGTCGGGTCGGGCTTCCGGTTCCCGCGCGGTGCAGGACCTCGCCGGCGAGGAGGCGGACACCATTCGATGGTTTACAGGTTTCTTTCAGTTGGACCGCTACCCCCAGCGCGTGCCCATCCTGCTGGCCGAGGCGGTGACGGATGCCATCACGCCGAGGCGATGTATCCAGCGATGGATCGCCGGCATCCCGAGGACTGTTCCGGTTGAGATCGTGCCTCTCGCGCACCGGGGACAGTTCGTGTCCGGCGAGTGGACGAAGGCGATGGTCGGTTGGTTTGAGAAGATCCTCTCCGGGGGCCGCCCGACCAAGAAGAAAAAATAGGAAGGAAATTCCGATGAAACACGTCTTGCTGGTGGCGGATGGGATGCCGGACGAGCCGATTCCCTCGCTGAATGGAAAGACCCCTTTGGAGCACGTCGCCACTCCGAATCTCGACGCCCTCGCGGGCCGATCCCTACTCGGTGTCACGTATCCGATTCCGGATGGGTTTCTCCCCGGCAGCGATATCGGGAATTTGAGCCTCATGGGATACGATCCCCACGTCTATTTTACGGGGCGATCACCGCTCGAAGTGATCGACATGGGAGTGGATCTTCAGGAGGGGGACGTCGCGTTCCGCATGAATTTTGTCACGATGAGCGGTCTCCCCGATCGTCCGCAGATCGAGGACTACAGCGCGGGCCACATCACGGATGCCGAGGCGTTCCAGCTTCTCGCGGAGGTCCGCACGCGATTGCGCGCGGATGACATCCATTTCGCGCGCGGGGTGAGCTACCGCCACGCGATGATTTGGAATAAGGGACCGAAAAACCTGAAGACGACGCCGCCGCACGACATTCAAGGCGTGCCGACGGAAGGCCACTGGCCGGAAGGGGAAGCCGCGGAGCGGTTGTCGGACATGATTCGGCGCTCCTGGGAAATTCTGGCCGGGTCGAGCGTCAACCGTATCCGCTCGCAAAAGGGCGAGCCCGCGGCCAATTCAATCTGGTTCTGGGGACAGGGTACGCGGCCTGCGTTGCCGCTGTTCGAGAAGACGTACGGGATCAAAGGCGCCGCGGTCTCGGCCGTTCCGCTCCTTCGCGGGATCGGGATCTGCGCGGGACTGAAAATTCTCAAAGTGCCCGGGATGACAGGATGGGTCGACACAAATTACAAGGGCAAAGTGGAGTACACGCTCGACTTCCTGGCGAAAGAAGGCGACTTCGTGCTCCTGCACGTGGAAGCCATCGACGAGTGCGGTCACGTGGGCGACCTGGAGAAAAAATGCCTCGCCATCGAGCTGTTCGATCGCGAGGTGGTCAAACCCTTGATGGAGGGGCTGGCCAAGGTGGAGCCTCATCGCGTGCTGGTCACCTCCGACCATCTCACGTATCTTTCGAGGAAGACGCATGTGGCCGGGCCGGTCCCGTTCATCGCCTTCGATTCCACCAAGCCCATGTCCCCGAAGTCGCTGAAGTTCGGGGAAACGTCCGCCCGCGCGGCCGGCGTGACGGCCGACCCCTGCCACGACCTCTTGCCGCGGTTCCTGGACGGCCGACTGTTCGGATGATTCCACCACCCCTTTCCGGGATTTCAGATTTGAAATCTCAAATCTCAAATTGTACCGAGGGGGGGGGCGCAACCCAGAAGGAAGTTCTGGCCCTTCGAGGGGGAGCCCTCGGCGATTTCGTCCTTTCCATCCCACATTTTCTCGCCTTGCAGGATCATTTTGGGCGACTCACGATCGCGACCCATGCGAAGTACGTTCCCTTCCTGCGCGCGCTTGGGCTTGGGGAAAAGATTCTACCGCTCGACCGTTCGGATACGACCCGGCTCCTCTATGCCGATCCACCTCAGATCTACGATGGGTTGATTTCCTGGCTCAAGCGGGGAACGAAACATCCCACCGTCTTGGGCCGACGGTTCGAAGTGTACGTGTCCAGCGCGGAGGCAACGAACGGGCATGTCGCGGACGCCTACTGGGAATGTCTCAAACCCCTTGGAATCCTCCCCCTACCCCCACTGGAGCTCCGTTCACGCTTCCAGATGGGGATGGGAAAGGTGTTTTCGACTTCGGTCGTTCTTCATCCGGGAAGCGGGGGGGACTGGAAGCGATGGCCTCTGTCCTACTACTTGGAGTTGGCGCGGCGTTTCGCGGAAGAACACGCGGCCGATCGAGTACTCGTGCTGATCGGGCCCGAGGATGAATCGTGGGCCGGCGATCTGCGAGGCCTGCGACTCCCGGACGGCGTTTCGCTCGTTGAGTCGGACGATATCATGCGGACGGCCGGGATGCTCGCCTCCGCCTCCCTTTTCGTGGGCAACGACTCCGGTGTGACACATCTCAGCGCGCTGTTGGGCGTGCCGACGATTGCCATCCACGGGCCGACGTCCCCGATTGTCTGGGGCGCTCGGGGGCGAGCCGTGAACCATGTATGGGATCCCACGGGGTGCGCCTGCAAGGGCGAGGACGTGCGAAGATGTGTCGATTCGAAATGCCTGCGACACATCCCGCCAAGCGCCGTTTTGCAGGCGGGCATGATGTTGGCCAATGCTCCTCCTGGCTGTTGAATCCGCTGGACCTCGTCCTGGAGCGGCCCTGGCGACGGAAGACGGTCTGCTGGATCAGGAGATCGCCGAGCCAGGGGCCCGGCCGGGGAAGCACTTGGTTCCGCTTTTCGAACAACTTCTTAGTCGGAGAGGCTTCGGGATTCAGTCCATTGACCTGTACGCCGTGGACGTGGGACCCGGCTCCTTCACTGGAATTCGCGTCGGCCTCGCTTCTCTAAAGGCTCTGGCTCTGGTGCATCCACGGCCGGCCATCGCCGTATCGTCGTTGGAGGCAATGGCGTGGGATTGTCCATCCGCGGAAGAAGATGTCGTGCCGGTCCTTCATTCGCATCGCGACCTCTTTTATGTTGCCCGATTCGGCTGGAAAGAGGGACAAGTCGAGAGACGGATGAAAGACACGCTGGTGCGCGCCGCGGAACTCGTGGCTGCCATCGCGGGGGGGGGGAGAGGCGTGCGATTCGTGGGGACAGGTCTGAGCCGAATCCCTCCCGAGGTTCGATCAACCCTTGATTCGGTGGGATGGGCCGACCCGGCCGATGGTGAGCGGATTCCCACGGTGTCCTCCGTGGCCGCGGTGGCCATGGAACATTTCCAAATGGGTCTGGGGGTGGCGCCACATTCCCTCCAGCCCGCCTATCTCCAGAATCCGTACTAAGTTCTGGAAACGGCGGTGGAATTCACTATAATCTCTCCTACAGTGGACGGAGCAGTGAAAGGGAGTGAGAATCCACCGGCCTCGCCGCAGGTCGGTCTCGAGTTGCCATTCAGCGTTTTAGTCTCGTCGGATGAAATGGAAGCCTACCTCAGTTTCGATCCCAAAGGACTTACGCCGGACGATTGGAAAGCCATTTCCCCCCAGGACCTTAAGGAAGAGTTGAGCCGGAAGCGGGTCGTGGCGGGGTTGGTTCCGGCCAAGTTGAATGAATGTCTCACCCAGATGCAGGAAGGGAAGGATTTTGCCAACGTCATGATTGCCCAGGGGAAACTTCCGGTGGACGGTCAAGACGCCAAGATCGTCTGGCACGTTGACATCAAGGATCAAAAATCCTTTACCGATGAAACCACGGGGAAGATCGACTACCGAGAGCGGCATGTCATCAAGTCGATCGGGGCGGGTGCCCTGTTGGTCGTCAAATCGCCCATGACCCAGGGGTCGGATGGGCAAACGGTCACGGGAAAAGTGATCAAGGCGAAAAAATCCGTCGACGTTCAGCTGGTGGCCGGCAAGAACGTGGAGGTGAATCAGAACGAGAAGGGTGAGATCGAGTACCGCTCGCTCGCGAACGGCACCTACATCGTTCTGGGCAATCGGATCGACGTGAACCAGCAGACCATGATTGCCGGCGACATCGATTTTTCAACGGGGAACATCAAGTGCAACGGCGATCTGAGTATCAAGGGGCACATTGCATCGGGGTTCCGCGTCGAGGTGGAGCAGCATCTGGACGTGGGAGACATGGTCGAATCGGCTGAAATTATCGCCGGCGGCAATGTGATGCTCCACCGCGGGATCAAGGGGCAGGACAAGGGATTCATCAAGTGTGGTGGAAGTCTCCAGGCGCTCTACGCCGAGCGGGCGGTCCTTGAAGTGCAAGGAGACGTTGAGATCGGCAACGCCCTCCTGGAATGCAAAGTGACGTGCGGCGGGAAAGTGACCGTGCTGAAGGGGAAGGGTGCCATCATCGGCGGTGAAATCCGGGCGGCGAAGGGAATCGAGGCCAAGAAGATCGGGTCCGACTTCGCCTCCACAACCGTATTGGAAGCGGGCATCGATTTCCTCACAGAAAAGGCGCTCACCGATGTGAATAACAAGATCAAAGCCACCCAGGAGAATCTGGGCAAGATCGAACGCGTCTTGTCGCGCGACATCCTGGAAAAAGGCGACCTGAGTTTCATCCCCGAGGACAAGCGGGCCCAGTTCGCGAAGATCATGGAAACGTGGCGAACCAGTCGGGCGCAGCTCAAGGAACTGACCGAGCAGAAGGTCCATCTTCTGGAGAAAAAGCAGAGCAAAGTCCGCGCCTTCATTACCGCCCAGGACCAGATGTATTCCCGCGTCAAATTGAAGATCGGCGTTTCCACCATGACGACGGACCGCGAATACAGCCGGGTGATGTTTTACGAAGACCCGGACGACAAGAAGATCAAGTACAGCTACAAGTAGAATGGAGTCATGTTAGAATGGGGTCATGTGGTCATGTATTCAAAGGGACATGTTCAAACGTAGCCTTGCGGAGATGATTCCATGATGACATTGCTACATGGGAACATTCTGCGGGGGGAGGTGATGTAAAACAGTCCAGATAGACGTTCCGCTCAATTTCATGATGGGGCTCTGGTCCGCGCTCGCCGCGGAGAAGCAACTTCGAGCCGGGGGGAATCCCTTTGCGAAAAAATATTTCTGGTGGCCCTTTGCCGCTACGGCCGTCTTTTTCCTTCCGCTGGGCTTCTACTTGGCTTACCGCTTCAGCGATTGGAGCCTGA
Proteins encoded in this window:
- a CDS encoding glycosyltransferase family 9 protein, which codes for MIPPPLSGISDLKSQISNCTEGGGATQKEVLALRGGALGDFVLSIPHFLALQDHFGRLTIATHAKYVPFLRALGLGEKILPLDRSDTTRLLYADPPQIYDGLISWLKRGTKHPTVLGRRFEVYVSSAEATNGHVADAYWECLKPLGILPLPPLELRSRFQMGMGKVFSTSVVLHPGSGGDWKRWPLSYYLELARRFAEEHAADRVLVLIGPEDESWAGDLRGLRLPDGVSLVESDDIMRTAGMLASASLFVGNDSGVTHLSALLGVPTIAIHGPTSPIVWGARGRAVNHVWDPTGCACKGEDVRRCVDSKCLRHIPPSAVLQAGMMLANAPPGC
- a CDS encoding glycosyltransferase family 2 protein translates to MNHLRRMPKGPPGAPAQGRDRSGSRPSVTGDRFHTPDKILALIPAYNEAECLPAVLSSLPKGVDVLVVDDGSTDRTSAVAREGGARVISHAENRGQGAALLTGFHAAIEDRYPVVVELDADGQHDPRDIPRLTAKLREGYDVVIGSRYLPFPEEAPDPAPDRPRYAGPLIRRLLLPTFARIFARRAHIATTDPMSGYRAFTRGIIEKAFGNGEAAEEPQYFSMELYRKLQDIGARIGEVPIRIHPRTHGKSKKGFVRYGLGVLRGFASILRAR
- the tsaB gene encoding tRNA (adenosine(37)-N6)-threonylcarbamoyltransferase complex dimerization subunit type 1 TsaB — translated: MLLLAVESAGPRPGAALATEDGLLDQEIAEPGARPGKHLVPLFEQLLSRRGFGIQSIDLYAVDVGPGSFTGIRVGLASLKALALVHPRPAIAVSSLEAMAWDCPSAEEDVVPVLHSHRDLFYVARFGWKEGQVERRMKDTLVRAAELVAAIAGGGRGVRFVGTGLSRIPPEVRSTLDSVGWADPADGERIPTVSSVAAVAMEHFQMGLGVAPHSLQPAYLQNPY
- a CDS encoding alpha/beta fold hydrolase; protein product: MNLSLAAGFAAALIAGPSDLKEDLRASVLTQMKEAALRPLDAKTVLVKEARDTRQYEVSYLGGDGVRVFGSLHKPLGVEGVPLVLLVHDFGEGRLEEFAKDLARAGFGALAIDLRGHGHSSGDAEVITKGWMRESIRGTPRQPSLQSAVDVAQGIRLLREETPAVFAAGIGLGANLVWIASQSQPVRGVALAGPLFCGETVDLILSGRASGSRAVQDLAGEEADTIRWFTGFFQLDRYPQRVPILLAEAVTDAITPRRCIQRWIAGIPRTVPVEIVPLAHRGQFVSGEWTKAMVGWFEKILSGGRPTKKKK
- a CDS encoding DUF167 domain-containing protein; its protein translation is MKLRIVVKPNARQTKVEPLEGKSYRISVTVPPVEGKANEAVVEALSEHFGAAKSRFRIVAGHKGRTKIVEYA
- a CDS encoding cofactor-independent phosphoglycerate mutase, with amino-acid sequence MKHVLLVADGMPDEPIPSLNGKTPLEHVATPNLDALAGRSLLGVTYPIPDGFLPGSDIGNLSLMGYDPHVYFTGRSPLEVIDMGVDLQEGDVAFRMNFVTMSGLPDRPQIEDYSAGHITDAEAFQLLAEVRTRLRADDIHFARGVSYRHAMIWNKGPKNLKTTPPHDIQGVPTEGHWPEGEAAERLSDMIRRSWEILAGSSVNRIRSQKGEPAANSIWFWGQGTRPALPLFEKTYGIKGAAVSAVPLLRGIGICAGLKILKVPGMTGWVDTNYKGKVEYTLDFLAKEGDFVLLHVEAIDECGHVGDLEKKCLAIELFDREVVKPLMEGLAKVEPHRVLVTSDHLTYLSRKTHVAGPVPFIAFDSTKPMSPKSLKFGETSARAAGVTADPCHDLLPRFLDGRLFG
- a CDS encoding acetyltransferase; the encoded protein is MAALRILILGAGAQAKYAIDIFKLTERNEMVGVIDLEDRKDGRAEALLGISILGGLELLKRGKLGATHALIAHRDNLKKAGLAEQCKRIGLRSATAIHPGASISPFSKIGEGSIINAGAVIQPNAVIGRHVMVHANVVVDHDSTVGDFANLAPGCTLAGHVQVGRMAYVYTGAVVGPNLRIGDRCEIGAGAVVLKDVPKGWRVAGNPAKRI
- a CDS encoding DegT/DnrJ/EryC1/StrS family aminotransferase; the encoded protein is MRRPGPSGRIIQVSKPAVGAEEIRAVSAVLRSGKYVSGEIVLAFEAEYARYVGSRHAVAVSNGTAALHLILAAIGIGVGDEVIVPPLTFFATIEAVLYTGARPVFADLDPDRYCLDPAQVERAITPRTKAILAVHLYGQMADVDALSNLARSRGLAFIEDAAQAHGSSFRARKAGSFGRAAAFSFFATKAMTTGEGGMITTDDEEIATKARMMRIHGMSGRDDHVMLGYNYKMTEFQAAMGRVQLRKLNSNNRKRIRNSMVLHKNLAGLEAIRRPTLYPEVVHTFFWYPVWMDEEKAGRTTAEIVSMLRAKSIEVRQRYKEPLYRQKVLTDLDPAYGRLNLPVAEQLAGRIIGLPNHGRLTRTDLDRVVSALRELNADR
- the pdxA gene encoding 4-hydroxythreonine-4-phosphate dehydrogenase PdxA; the protein is MKPRILVTMGDPYGVGPEVAVKALLSKRLPSANYSIVGSRAVLDSALRAGGRKRSAVDVIEPDGVEVPEDFQKPRADARGGAYAVACIRAAVDRIRRGEADAVVTAPICKESMHAAGYRWPGHTEMLAEFTQAPSHAMMFSGPRLKVSIVTIHMALRAVPSSLSVEKVFQTIALTHAGLRDWFGIRRARIAVAGLNPHAGENGAFGSEDAEYIRPAVEKAVREGIGADGPLPADAMFHRLYEGEFHAAVCMYHDQALAPFKMIHFKDGVNLTLGLPFVRTSPDHGTAFDIAWKNRADPSSMMAAIRLAAELAGRTAKKRRSSS
- a CDS encoding hemerythrin domain-containing protein, with product MASAEGGPIQVQLDRFELDHDLLRIGINQCDRLIKHPERGLGSLKQLAQDVCHRLTLHLDVEERFFEETLTDKSFQSTLFLTMARDTRKQIRKITRLVASFPWQPEPAKAATVLDVVIRLVRQHVEQCDQQMFPHIVQLHRLPYREAKRLAA
- a CDS encoding NAD-dependent epimerase/dehydratase family protein yields the protein MRLWITGVSGYIGTRLTQVCDSDRDIESIVGTDIVPPRASSKKLTFIHSDINDTALAEKVRAAAPDTAIHLAFILNPIHDVRRMARVNIDGTRNFLQAVEALNIKRILVASSATAYGAHPDNPVPLNEEHPVRGDSNRNYPYSEHKAIIDRLCQEFSSKHPGIQVVIVRPTIVIGPNISNYIGRMISQPRGFTIKGANPPMQYVHEEDVARAFHFLLKKGGSGAYNLTGDGTLTLSEAAVLTGSKTVPFPYGFAYSLVQLFWLLHLKPVESQAGVLNFFRYPWVISNDKIKKLGFRFEHTSRDALVSFLKAQGRLTSSE